A region from the Stigmatella erecta genome encodes:
- a CDS encoding AAA family ATPase, translated as MSPPSTPSPVRFFSSVEDAAASLEQVGYLTSPEIATACFLADRMGKPILVEGPAGVGKTELSKALAQALGRGFLRLQCYEGLDEAKALYEWEYAKQLLYTQLLKDKIGETVAGTSTLAEAADRLASSDAVFFSERFLLPRPVLQALLSERPALLLVDEIDKADPEFEAFLLEVLSDNAVTIPELGTFQAKHLPRVILTSNNARELSDALKRRCLHLHIDFPDRERELRIVRARLPQVAQALAEQVVEAVAALRTLDLKKAPSISETLDWAQSLALLNAEALSADVVVSTLNLVLKYEGDIEKAKAHLSQIAQA; from the coding sequence GTGAGCCCTCCCTCGACGCCCTCCCCGGTCCGCTTCTTCTCCAGCGTGGAGGACGCGGCCGCCTCCCTGGAGCAGGTGGGGTACCTGACCTCCCCCGAGATCGCCACCGCCTGTTTTCTCGCGGACCGGATGGGCAAGCCCATCCTCGTCGAGGGCCCCGCGGGGGTGGGCAAGACGGAGCTGTCCAAGGCGCTCGCCCAGGCGCTGGGCCGCGGGTTCCTCCGGCTCCAGTGCTACGAGGGGCTGGACGAGGCCAAGGCGCTCTACGAGTGGGAGTACGCCAAGCAGCTGCTCTACACGCAGCTGTTGAAGGACAAGATCGGCGAGACGGTGGCGGGCACGTCCACGCTGGCGGAGGCGGCGGACCGGCTGGCCTCCAGCGACGCGGTCTTCTTCTCCGAGCGCTTCCTGCTGCCGCGGCCGGTGCTCCAGGCGCTGCTGTCCGAGCGCCCCGCCCTGCTGCTGGTGGATGAGATCGACAAGGCGGATCCGGAGTTCGAGGCGTTCCTCCTGGAGGTGCTCTCGGACAACGCGGTGACGATTCCGGAGCTGGGCACCTTCCAGGCCAAGCACCTCCCGCGCGTCATCCTCACCTCCAACAACGCGCGCGAGCTGTCGGATGCGCTCAAGCGCCGGTGCCTGCACCTGCACATCGACTTCCCGGACCGGGAGCGCGAGCTGCGCATCGTCCGGGCCCGGCTGCCCCAGGTGGCCCAGGCACTCGCCGAGCAGGTGGTGGAGGCGGTGGCGGCGCTGCGCACGCTGGACCTGAAGAAGGCCCCGTCGATCAGCGAGACGCTGGACTGGGCCCAGAGCCTGGCGCTGCTGAACGCCGAGGCGCTCAGCGCGGACGTGGTGGTCTCCACGCTCAACCTCGTCCTCAAGTACGAGGGCGACATCGAGAAGGCCAAGGCCCACCTGTCGCAGATCGCCCAGGCCTAA
- a CDS encoding response regulator, producing the protein MERRVLIIESQNDFALSMATVLKSAGYQTAMATTAAEAQREMEKRRPDLVVLRAELPDQSGFTLCGQIKKGKWGQNLKVLLLSSDTGQDGLNQHRQTPGAADGYLIIPFEMGELASLSSDIMPPGTEDSEDASLDSALTGNGPREAPPPMPPPLKAPPAGGPPKLPKRERRSAITDEDRGFLDRAFQSIADRKAELLAESRQLKRTPPKRELMGTPEGKIQVLRDELKVREAQLARLSEIWSVRERELVSVEDRLHEKDVELQGLKMQVDDLLRRFNEAQSAMLQKEREHGATVDDLLLQKFSAEKDLIEVVAAKEKDINVLKREVNNRDEELSRRATELDTARAEYDKLEKQYGVATLEFEVREQKLDETIRGHETDIAQLRKRVEELDGTLAQTVSERDQRYAELEGEIQALQERLQQTEQERDTTVRALEQRALAAEDHGAQSDAEIERLKAERAALEARLNQQISELEADLARTTGERDQLKLDKDAQEEELTQQLNERDAKLATLEREMADTIARNEHHEAELNSTIQQHLERIGELEGEVEALKTHLADREAELTSELEALTQAKNALEADLTAQLEASQRTGEQLQARIVSLDETVAQRDSTIEGLQTDISDRDAKIADLTGNLEATSQTLTETQATLATTEETLSTTRGELEATSQTLSETQATLTRTEETLSSTRGELEATSQTLSETQTTLATTEETLSSTRGELEATSQTLSETQATLARTEETLTSTRGELEATSETLVKTQATLATTEETLSSTRGELEATSQTLSETQTTLASTEETLSSTRGELEATSQTLTETQATLQQTLAELAQTTTVRDELSVELDDARSTLEYTRNELALTSQSLFTRDGELKTARGEIDRLSGVLSATEQAKAALEEDLTGQIGQLRAELSETQGNYEAERSAHQKLAEETTAQIQALTSERDGLSQQLSTTQETLSSTQDQLAQTRDTLDDEQTAHEATQKRAAQVQADLESQLADAKDHGQELESHLAHTKQELGTRVAEVTQLTSQLAHTEDARHDLETRLHTLTEESQRREEMLQNDLAGKSQELSDTLRKLSSVTQEKQRQTEVLTREVTAKTEQLKQLDAKLEHQTAEAKRQADALQQQVAQLSGELDGVRKEGAEQLRQAGNAQTKLTSERDTLAGQLQQSESRLQQQTQAQATERAEAKRAADELARKLAAAEARVAQLTQEGQQRATEADTKLKEAQTQLTTRARKIQELELAVENSVSTKARLEKELTAKATAAEAKANEASTKLATLQRERKELEAKQLKELEDLNAKQKAELERRDAIKTQEVARLQQSVQEKSKALKVAELELARYKSKSPAPAGAPAAAKPGAKPAEDEGTAAAAAPARPAAKAAAPAARPAAAPAAKKPAAAPAPETDGLPEDFGSGDRTVMVPLASMKSEDDDWSSIVDDLDKS; encoded by the coding sequence ATGGAGCGTCGGGTCCTCATCATCGAAAGCCAGAATGACTTTGCCCTCAGCATGGCCACCGTGCTCAAGAGCGCGGGTTACCAAACGGCCATGGCCACCACCGCGGCGGAAGCCCAGCGGGAGATGGAGAAGCGCCGGCCGGATCTCGTGGTGCTCCGCGCCGAGCTCCCGGATCAGTCCGGCTTCACCCTCTGTGGCCAGATCAAGAAGGGGAAGTGGGGCCAGAATCTGAAGGTGTTGCTGCTGTCCTCCGACACCGGCCAGGACGGGCTCAACCAGCACCGGCAGACGCCGGGCGCCGCGGACGGCTACCTCATCATCCCCTTCGAGATGGGGGAGCTGGCCTCGCTCAGCTCCGACATCATGCCCCCCGGCACGGAGGACTCCGAGGATGCGTCGCTGGACTCGGCGCTGACCGGCAACGGCCCGCGCGAAGCCCCGCCGCCCATGCCTCCGCCCCTGAAGGCCCCGCCGGCCGGCGGCCCGCCCAAGCTGCCCAAGCGCGAGCGCCGCAGCGCCATCACGGACGAGGACCGGGGCTTCCTGGACCGGGCCTTCCAGTCCATCGCGGACCGCAAGGCGGAGCTGCTCGCCGAGTCCCGCCAGCTCAAGCGCACCCCGCCCAAGCGCGAGCTGATGGGCACGCCCGAGGGCAAGATCCAGGTCCTGCGCGACGAGCTGAAGGTGCGCGAGGCACAGCTGGCGCGCCTGTCGGAGATCTGGAGCGTGCGCGAGCGCGAGCTGGTCTCCGTCGAGGACCGCCTCCACGAGAAGGACGTGGAGCTGCAGGGCCTGAAGATGCAGGTGGACGACCTGCTGCGCCGCTTCAACGAGGCGCAGTCGGCCATGCTCCAGAAGGAGCGTGAGCACGGCGCCACCGTGGATGACCTGCTCCTGCAGAAGTTCTCGGCCGAGAAGGACCTCATCGAGGTCGTCGCGGCCAAGGAAAAGGACATCAACGTCCTCAAGCGCGAGGTCAACAACCGCGACGAGGAGCTGTCGCGCCGCGCCACGGAGCTGGACACCGCGCGCGCCGAGTACGACAAGCTGGAGAAGCAGTACGGCGTGGCCACGCTGGAGTTCGAGGTCCGCGAGCAGAAGCTCGACGAGACCATCCGCGGCCACGAGACGGACATCGCCCAGCTGCGCAAGCGCGTCGAGGAGCTGGACGGCACCCTCGCCCAGACCGTCAGCGAGCGCGACCAGCGCTACGCCGAGCTGGAGGGTGAGATCCAGGCGCTCCAGGAGCGGCTGCAGCAGACCGAGCAGGAGCGCGACACCACCGTGCGCGCCCTGGAGCAGCGCGCCCTGGCCGCCGAGGACCACGGCGCCCAGTCCGACGCGGAGATCGAACGGCTCAAGGCCGAGCGCGCCGCGCTGGAGGCCCGGCTCAACCAGCAGATCTCCGAGCTGGAGGCCGACCTTGCCCGCACCACCGGGGAGCGCGATCAGCTCAAGCTCGACAAGGACGCGCAGGAAGAAGAGCTCACCCAGCAGCTCAACGAGCGCGACGCGAAGCTCGCCACGCTCGAGCGCGAGATGGCCGACACCATCGCGCGCAACGAGCACCACGAGGCGGAGCTCAACTCCACCATCCAGCAGCACCTGGAGCGCATCGGTGAGCTGGAGGGCGAGGTCGAGGCCCTCAAGACGCACCTGGCCGACCGCGAAGCCGAGCTGACCTCCGAGCTGGAGGCCCTCACCCAGGCCAAGAACGCGCTGGAGGCGGACCTCACCGCCCAGCTCGAGGCCTCGCAGCGCACCGGCGAGCAGCTCCAGGCGCGCATCGTCTCCCTGGACGAGACCGTCGCCCAGCGCGACAGCACCATCGAGGGGCTGCAGACGGACATCTCCGACCGCGACGCGAAGATCGCGGACCTGACGGGCAACCTGGAGGCCACCTCCCAGACCCTCACGGAGACCCAGGCCACCCTGGCCACCACGGAGGAGACCCTCTCCACCACCCGCGGTGAGCTGGAGGCCACCTCCCAGACGCTCTCCGAGACCCAGGCCACCCTCACCCGGACCGAGGAGACGCTCTCCTCCACCCGCGGCGAGCTGGAGGCGACCTCCCAGACGCTCTCCGAGACCCAGACCACCCTGGCCACCACGGAGGAGACGCTCTCCTCCACCCGCGGCGAGCTGGAGGCCACCTCCCAGACGCTCTCCGAGACCCAGGCCACCCTGGCCCGGACCGAGGAGACCCTCACCAGCACGCGCGGCGAGCTGGAGGCCACCTCCGAGACGCTGGTGAAGACCCAGGCCACCCTGGCCACCACGGAGGAGACGCTCTCCTCCACCCGCGGCGAGCTGGAGGCCACCTCCCAGACACTCTCCGAGACGCAGACCACCCTGGCCTCCACGGAGGAGACGCTCTCCAGCACCCGCGGCGAGCTGGAGGCCACCTCCCAGACCCTCACGGAGACCCAGGCCACCCTGCAGCAGACGCTCGCGGAGCTGGCGCAGACCACCACCGTCCGGGACGAGCTGTCCGTCGAGCTGGACGACGCCCGCTCCACCCTGGAGTACACCCGCAACGAGCTCGCCCTCACCTCTCAGTCGCTCTTCACCCGCGATGGCGAGCTGAAGACGGCGCGCGGGGAGATCGACCGGCTCAGCGGCGTGCTCAGCGCCACCGAGCAGGCCAAGGCGGCCCTGGAAGAGGACCTCACCGGCCAGATTGGCCAGCTGCGCGCCGAGCTGTCCGAGACGCAGGGCAACTACGAGGCCGAGCGCTCCGCGCACCAGAAGCTCGCCGAGGAGACCACGGCGCAGATCCAGGCGCTCACCTCCGAGCGGGATGGGCTGAGCCAGCAGCTCAGCACCACCCAGGAGACGCTGTCCTCCACCCAGGATCAGCTCGCCCAGACGCGGGACACGCTCGACGACGAGCAGACGGCGCACGAGGCCACCCAGAAGCGCGCGGCCCAGGTGCAGGCGGACCTGGAGTCGCAGCTCGCCGACGCGAAGGACCACGGCCAGGAGCTGGAGTCCCACCTCGCCCACACGAAGCAGGAGCTCGGCACGCGCGTGGCCGAGGTGACGCAGCTCACCTCCCAGCTCGCGCACACCGAGGACGCGCGGCACGATCTCGAGACGCGGCTGCACACGCTCACCGAGGAGTCGCAGCGCCGCGAGGAGATGCTGCAGAACGATCTCGCCGGCAAGAGCCAGGAGCTGTCGGACACGCTGCGCAAGCTGTCCTCCGTCACCCAGGAGAAGCAGCGCCAGACCGAGGTCCTCACCCGCGAGGTGACGGCCAAGACCGAGCAGCTCAAGCAGCTCGACGCCAAGCTGGAGCACCAGACCGCCGAGGCCAAGCGCCAGGCGGACGCGCTCCAGCAGCAGGTGGCCCAGCTCAGCGGCGAGCTGGACGGGGTCCGCAAGGAGGGCGCCGAGCAGCTGCGCCAGGCGGGCAACGCCCAGACGAAGCTCACCTCCGAGCGCGACACCCTCGCAGGCCAGCTCCAGCAGTCCGAGAGCCGGCTCCAGCAGCAGACCCAGGCGCAGGCCACCGAGCGCGCCGAGGCCAAGCGGGCCGCGGACGAGCTCGCCCGGAAGCTCGCCGCCGCCGAGGCCCGCGTCGCCCAGCTCACCCAGGAGGGCCAGCAGCGCGCCACCGAGGCCGACACGAAGCTCAAGGAGGCGCAGACGCAGCTCACCACCCGCGCCCGGAAGATCCAGGAGCTGGAGCTGGCGGTGGAGAACTCCGTCAGCACCAAGGCCCGCCTGGAGAAAGAGCTCACCGCCAAGGCCACCGCCGCCGAGGCCAAGGCCAACGAGGCGTCCACCAAGCTCGCCACCCTCCAGCGCGAGCGCAAGGAGCTGGAGGCCAAGCAGCTCAAGGAGCTCGAGGACCTCAACGCCAAGCAGAAGGCGGAGCTGGAGCGCCGCGACGCCATCAAGACCCAGGAAGTCGCCCGCCTGCAGCAGTCCGTGCAGGAGAAGAGCAAGGCGCTCAAGGTCGCCGAGCTGGAGCTGGCCCGCTACAAGAGCAAGTCCCCGGCGCCCGCGGGGGCTCCCGCCGCCGCCAAGCCGGGGGCGAAGCCCGCCGAGGACGAGGGCACCGCCGCCGCCGCAGCGCCTGCCCGTCCGGCCGCCAAGGCCGCGGCCCCCGCGGCACGCCCCGCCGCGGCCCCGGCCGCCAAGAAGCCCGCCGCGGCCCCGGCTCCGGAGACGGACGGCCTGCCGGAGGACTTCGGCTCGGGGGACCGCACCGTCATGGTGCCGCTGGCCTCGATGAAGAGCGAAGACGACGACTGGTCGTCCATCGTGGACGATCTGGACAAGTCGTAA
- a CDS encoding glycosyltransferase family 4 protein: MPDRFSVVVLSAKTPDHSHIEKYQGARLLRVPVGSGDLASRIQAFERAVRRQLESEEYTLAHFMDPFGGYALCERKGDYGYRLIYEAQTFCSQELPYTHPQTEGDKRFLAKVRRQELFCLMNADRVITGSQTTRAYIQSLGASTEQTRVLRSPVDLAPYRPEVLGKPDGTPMRLMYLGSQAGWQGLPVLLRAMALAVEQQAQVRLTLVGARHPDWQPHLEDLAKELGIHEHVEFQPPVLHDDVAKVLALADVGVLPLDDVDRNRLQGGPLAKVSEYFAAGRPVITADLPVTRELIPGDAAVFHAPGNARELAERIIELARDVARRVELGRRAREFAEQEFDAGLIRGQLLDIYDDLIGQSPPSVSAPVDEPAPTMMGTPTGRLALMGPSEPKPAPAAGKPPAAEAPAEPSKPPTLPPIPWKKGSGREELPLVRGQVLEEGLDTRLIKTEPDARPNEPPVVMGLPLRDKAAEERKPVTREGLPATPPPLRPSSSSASIRKEEPPALPSRSVPTIAAQEPPTPIVPLQTLERNRPSGTFRAEPPPLRPSTSLPSVGAREAKPGAEPLPAPDASDKARTPATPPALPPRGARMSGSWPAVPPKPPPKAEPPSQAAADELPEGEAQEISDDEAQEIPEAEAQAVPAAARPEEPEEISNEEIQETPEVVEGVEIAEGVDLKEEAPVEEAPIAVADDMLEVSTPGSPALIEEPSPPAPEPPVSALDPWFAQLAHGYCPPEGAQFARHTPPTTFPGRDEEPTDPSREPPAPRFQGAARGKSS; the protein is encoded by the coding sequence TTGCCAGATCGCTTCTCGGTCGTGGTCCTCTCCGCCAAGACGCCAGATCACTCCCACATCGAGAAGTACCAGGGCGCGCGCCTGCTGCGCGTACCGGTGGGCTCCGGAGACCTGGCCTCGCGCATCCAGGCCTTCGAGCGGGCCGTGCGGCGCCAGCTCGAGAGCGAGGAGTACACCCTCGCCCACTTCATGGATCCGTTCGGCGGCTACGCCCTGTGCGAGCGCAAGGGGGACTACGGCTACCGCCTCATCTATGAGGCGCAGACCTTCTGCTCCCAGGAGCTGCCCTACACCCACCCCCAGACCGAGGGCGACAAGCGCTTCCTGGCCAAGGTCCGCCGCCAGGAGCTGTTCTGCCTGATGAACGCCGACCGGGTCATCACCGGCTCTCAAACCACCCGGGCCTACATCCAGTCCCTGGGGGCCAGCACGGAGCAGACGCGGGTCCTGCGCTCGCCGGTGGACCTGGCCCCTTACCGGCCGGAGGTGCTGGGCAAGCCGGATGGCACCCCCATGCGGCTCATGTACCTGGGCAGCCAGGCCGGGTGGCAGGGGCTGCCCGTGCTCCTGCGGGCCATGGCCCTGGCGGTGGAGCAGCAGGCGCAGGTGCGGCTGACGCTGGTGGGCGCGCGCCACCCCGACTGGCAGCCCCATTTGGAGGACCTGGCCAAGGAGCTGGGGATCCACGAGCACGTGGAGTTCCAGCCCCCGGTCCTGCACGACGATGTCGCCAAGGTGCTGGCGCTCGCGGACGTGGGCGTGCTGCCGCTGGATGACGTGGACCGCAACCGCCTCCAGGGCGGTCCCCTGGCCAAGGTCTCCGAGTACTTCGCCGCGGGAAGGCCGGTGATTACCGCGGATCTCCCCGTGACGCGCGAGCTGATCCCCGGGGATGCGGCGGTCTTCCACGCCCCGGGCAACGCCCGGGAGCTGGCCGAGCGCATCATCGAGCTGGCGCGGGACGTTGCTCGCCGCGTGGAGCTGGGACGGAGGGCCCGCGAGTTCGCCGAGCAAGAGTTCGACGCGGGCCTCATCCGGGGACAGCTCCTGGACATCTATGATGATCTGATCGGCCAGTCCCCGCCGTCCGTGTCCGCCCCGGTGGATGAACCCGCGCCCACGATGATGGGCACCCCCACGGGGCGTCTGGCCCTGATGGGCCCTTCCGAGCCCAAGCCCGCCCCCGCCGCGGGCAAGCCCCCCGCCGCGGAGGCCCCCGCCGAGCCCAGCAAGCCCCCCACGCTGCCGCCCATCCCCTGGAAGAAGGGCTCGGGGCGCGAGGAGCTCCCCCTCGTCCGGGGCCAGGTGCTGGAGGAGGGGCTCGACACCCGGCTGATCAAGACCGAGCCTGACGCGCGGCCCAACGAGCCGCCCGTGGTCATGGGGCTGCCCCTGCGGGACAAAGCCGCCGAGGAGCGGAAGCCCGTCACGCGAGAGGGGCTGCCCGCCACCCCCCCTCCCCTCCGCCCCTCGTCCTCCTCCGCCTCCATCCGCAAGGAGGAGCCCCCGGCGCTCCCCTCCCGTTCCGTGCCCACGATCGCGGCGCAGGAGCCCCCCACCCCCATCGTCCCCCTCCAGACGCTGGAGCGGAACCGTCCGTCGGGAACCTTCCGGGCGGAGCCCCCTCCGCTCCGGCCCTCTACCTCCCTGCCCTCCGTCGGGGCGCGTGAGGCCAAGCCGGGCGCCGAGCCCCTGCCGGCACCGGATGCCTCCGACAAGGCCCGGACCCCGGCCACCCCTCCGGCCCTGCCTCCCCGCGGCGCGCGGATGTCCGGGAGCTGGCCCGCCGTCCCCCCGAAGCCGCCCCCCAAGGCGGAACCGCCTTCCCAGGCCGCGGCCGACGAGCTTCCGGAGGGGGAAGCCCAGGAGATCTCGGACGACGAGGCTCAGGAGATTCCGGAAGCCGAGGCCCAGGCGGTCCCAGCGGCCGCCCGGCCCGAGGAGCCCGAGGAGATCAGCAACGAGGAGATCCAGGAGACGCCCGAGGTGGTGGAGGGGGTCGAGATCGCCGAGGGGGTGGATCTCAAGGAGGAGGCCCCCGTCGAGGAGGCCCCCATCGCCGTCGCGGACGACATGCTGGAGGTCTCCACCCCCGGCAGCCCCGCCCTGATCGAGGAGCCGTCCCCGCCCGCTCCGGAGCCCCCCGTCTCGGCGCTGGATCCCTGGTTTGCCCAGCTGGCCCACGGCTACTGCCCCCCAGAAGGCGCGCAGTTCGCCCGGCACACCCCGCCCACCACCTTCCCCGGACGTGATGAGGAGCCAACAGATCCGTCCCGGGAGCCGCCCGCCCCCCGCTTCCAGGGGGCCGCGCGGGGCAAGTCCTCGTGA
- a CDS encoding DUF4912 domain-containing protein has product MDDFKRVTVKHLRELARKYLGCGYSKLSKNELLGALAGRVPGLKTLARLSRHKLQEWFPSKRSEAQTPPRGPARPPPPRPAPEKAPERVARTPTPAPVPEGAFKPAQVVNFPRRVKSPRTVEEEPAGPGAEGGSPQHAAEPLGEGFFVARVQGEAEARRHHLTEAQAPRAVGGNLGYEENLGELPVDYGDDLAVVLARDPSTLFVTWNFSAITRSRALEGLDQPRALLRLFEGDKLVREEEFALESRSFYLYGLPPGHSYRVEAHFVGRDGRSRRLSQGSQRIALPPEGPSADTSVRFMHMPPPPQHPVLGSATGPLRPPAPEGASAGEREYITWRRVPLPGSQEAALVPEVRRERVPAGVPVQEGAPSGPYLEVSRPPLGSSEQNLELARYLEGSRPAGSSEQPLERVPLREVPPPPAGPPGQRAELAQYLEGFRPAGSSEQPLERVWSLETSHPKAPFGQSQELAQYLESFRPVGSSEQRQELARYLASFRSVGSSEQNLELAQYLESLRPAGSSEQSLDFSRHPEGAAAQRADLEKYLAAFSRRHEGSSEHLTGGTAPGSSSDWRPSPSGRGR; this is encoded by the coding sequence ATGGACGACTTCAAGCGCGTCACCGTGAAGCACCTGCGGGAGCTGGCCCGGAAGTACCTGGGCTGCGGCTACAGCAAGCTCTCCAAGAACGAGCTTCTCGGGGCCCTGGCCGGTCGCGTCCCCGGCCTGAAGACGCTGGCCCGCCTCTCCCGGCACAAGCTGCAGGAGTGGTTTCCCAGCAAGCGTTCAGAGGCTCAGACGCCTCCCCGGGGACCGGCCCGCCCTCCGCCGCCCCGGCCTGCCCCCGAGAAGGCGCCGGAGCGGGTTGCCAGGACCCCCACCCCCGCGCCCGTCCCGGAAGGGGCCTTCAAGCCGGCCCAGGTGGTGAACTTTCCGCGCAGGGTGAAATCTCCCCGGACCGTGGAAGAGGAGCCCGCAGGGCCAGGGGCGGAGGGTGGCAGCCCGCAGCACGCCGCAGAGCCGCTCGGCGAGGGCTTCTTCGTGGCGAGGGTGCAGGGGGAGGCCGAGGCGCGCCGCCACCACCTGACGGAGGCGCAGGCCCCCCGTGCGGTGGGGGGAAACCTAGGGTACGAGGAGAACCTGGGGGAGCTGCCGGTGGACTACGGGGATGATCTCGCCGTGGTGCTGGCGAGGGATCCGTCCACGCTCTTCGTGACCTGGAACTTCAGTGCCATCACCCGGAGCCGGGCGCTCGAAGGGCTGGATCAGCCCCGGGCCCTCCTGCGCCTCTTCGAGGGCGACAAGCTGGTGCGCGAGGAGGAGTTCGCGCTCGAGTCCCGCAGCTTCTACCTCTATGGACTGCCGCCCGGACATTCCTACCGGGTGGAGGCGCATTTCGTCGGCCGGGATGGCCGCTCTCGCCGGCTGTCCCAGGGCAGCCAGCGCATCGCGCTGCCGCCGGAGGGCCCCTCCGCGGACACCTCGGTGCGCTTCATGCACATGCCGCCACCGCCCCAGCATCCCGTGCTGGGCAGTGCCACCGGTCCCCTCCGGCCCCCGGCCCCCGAGGGGGCTTCCGCCGGGGAGCGCGAGTACATCACCTGGCGCCGAGTGCCGCTGCCCGGCAGCCAGGAGGCGGCGCTCGTCCCCGAGGTGCGGCGGGAGCGCGTTCCCGCCGGGGTGCCCGTGCAGGAGGGAGCTCCCTCCGGGCCGTATCTGGAGGTGTCCCGGCCGCCCCTCGGCTCGTCCGAGCAGAACCTGGAGCTGGCCCGGTACCTGGAGGGCTCCCGTCCGGCGGGCTCCTCCGAGCAGCCTCTGGAGCGGGTCCCGCTGCGGGAGGTTCCCCCGCCGCCAGCGGGGCCCCCGGGGCAGCGCGCGGAGCTGGCCCAGTATCTGGAGGGATTCCGTCCGGCGGGCTCCTCCGAGCAGCCCCTGGAGCGGGTCTGGTCCCTGGAGACCTCCCATCCCAAGGCGCCCTTCGGGCAGAGCCAGGAGCTGGCCCAGTACCTGGAGTCCTTCCGGCCGGTGGGCTCCTCCGAGCAGCGCCAGGAGCTGGCCCGGTACCTGGCCTCCTTCCGGTCAGTGGGCTCCTCCGAGCAGAACCTGGAGCTGGCGCAGTACCTGGAGTCCTTGCGGCCGGCGGGCTCCTCCGAGCAGAGCCTGGACTTCTCGCGGCACCCGGAGGGGGCCGCCGCGCAGCGGGCCGACCTCGAGAAGTACCTGGCGGCGTTCTCTCGCCGCCACGAGGGCTCCTCCGAGCATCTGACGGGGGGCACCGCGCCGGGCAGTAGCAGTGACTGGAGGCCGTCCCCGTCGGGGCGGGGGAGATAG
- a CDS encoding branched-chain amino acid transaminase, whose product MSSTSSSVLRADQIWIDGKFVKWDEGHMHVMTHALHYGLGVFEGIRAYRTHDGRLAVFRLREHIQRLMDSAHICMLKMPFTTDELVEACVELLRKQKDLFANGAYLRPIAFMGDGAMGLGAVNPTRVVVTAWDWGAYLGEKGMREGIRAKVSSFTRMHVNVNMVRGKISGQYVNSILAKREAVLGGYDEAILLDISGFVAEASGENIFMVNKKGIIKTPPLSSPILDGITRDTVLKLIRDSGRTVEEVTFTRDALYICNEIFFTGTAAEITPVREVDNRMVGDGKPGPLVQFVQDTYFRVVRGQEPRYADWLTYI is encoded by the coding sequence ATGAGTTCTACGTCCTCCTCCGTCCTGCGCGCGGACCAAATCTGGATCGACGGCAAATTCGTGAAATGGGACGAGGGCCACATGCACGTGATGACGCACGCGCTGCATTACGGCCTGGGCGTCTTCGAGGGCATCCGCGCCTACCGCACGCACGACGGGCGCCTGGCCGTGTTCCGCCTGCGCGAGCACATCCAGCGGCTGATGGATTCGGCGCACATCTGCATGCTGAAGATGCCCTTCACGACCGATGAACTCGTGGAGGCGTGCGTGGAACTGCTGCGCAAGCAGAAGGACCTGTTCGCCAACGGCGCCTACCTGCGCCCCATCGCCTTCATGGGCGATGGCGCCATGGGCCTGGGCGCGGTCAACCCCACCCGCGTCGTCGTCACCGCCTGGGACTGGGGCGCCTACCTGGGCGAGAAGGGCATGCGCGAGGGCATCCGCGCCAAGGTCAGCTCCTTCACCCGCATGCACGTGAACGTGAACATGGTGCGCGGCAAGATTTCCGGCCAGTACGTCAACTCCATCCTCGCCAAGCGCGAGGCGGTGCTCGGCGGCTATGACGAGGCGATCCTGCTGGACATCAGCGGCTTCGTGGCCGAGGCCTCCGGCGAGAACATCTTCATGGTGAACAAGAAGGGCATCATCAAGACCCCGCCCCTCTCCTCGCCCATCCTCGACGGCATCACCCGCGACACGGTGCTCAAGCTCATCCGCGACAGCGGCCGCACGGTGGAGGAAGTCACCTTCACGCGCGATGCGCTCTACATCTGCAACGAGATCTTCTTCACCGGCACGGCCGCGGAGATCACCCCGGTGCGCGAGGTGGACAACCGCATGGTGGGGGACGGCAAGCCCGGCCCCCTCGTCCAGTTCGTCCAGGACACCTACTTCCGGGTCGTCCGCGGCCAGGAACCCCGCTACGCCGACTGGTTGACCTACATCTGA